aatatgtgatcatgtaaattAAAGACCGCATCATAATGCAAACACACAAGGAGgcaaaattaaggttgtacaggcaaCTGTAAATGTGGCATTTTTAAACTCTTGAGTACTTGACCTGCAATCTATATtttaaagacagatttttttttgtatgtaattttctaaggtttgttgggattttttaaaaggaaaaagataaacATGTCTATTATACAATTGTAACTACTAACCCATCATGCATCATCAGCAGGTTTGAACCCTAATCCTCCAGCACCGCATAAACTCCTACAACTTGAGATACAGGACAAATGAGACTAGCAGGCAGAAAGAGTATGCTGATCTCAGAGTGGAAATAAGTCACTCGTATCACATACTGGGTCTCCAGACCAGTCCTCACCTCTGCCTGCTGGATGTAGGGGGCCTCCTGCCTTATGTGCTTGCCCCATGGGCAGACGGGAGAGGCTGCTAGCATATTCATCTGCTGGGTCTGAGGGGCTATGGGAGAAATCCAGCCTGGTCGTCTTCGTGCCCTACACTACTACAGATGCTCTGATAGCACCCAGATGTTTCCAATTGCTGCTGCAGTGGTATAGGGCCAGCTCTTTAGAACATTCATGTTAAGTTATTTTGTCATTTACCAAAATTTTCAGAGTAAAGCAAACTGAAGGTAAACAGCAATTTTTAACTGTTAAATacccaaaatatttgttttaaaattcttccccttccctccacaaGTTAAGAAAACTCTGTTACCATGCAATGATTACACATCTTATCCTATTCAGAGTTAATCGGCATCAACATTTATAAAACTGAGTGATCCACAACTAAGGAAGCAGCTAGGATGTGCACGATTTATAAACAGAATTTGTTGCTCAGTTTAGTCTTCGCTTCTGGGCATGTTActcaaacaaatattttaactAAGGTGTAAATTTACACTATTCATCTGACTTGTAAATTATGCTGTAAATTTAAGAAATCTGAAGGACCCTGCAAAAACAGAACAACCACTTCAGAAACTTGCTCTGAAGCAACCTAGAACTGCTCCAACTCCTCTAGAATCACTCATCTCTTACTTTAGAGGTAGCAGTTCTTTTTATTCAAACCATTTAATATTTTGCACTGTTGGAAGAATCTGTCCCAGAGAAACATGCACTACCAGCCAAAACTTCCAGTTCATAGGGATTTACAGAACATAAATGAGAAATGATGTGAAAGTTGCTGAAATAGTCACTGCAATGGCACCAAAGAAAACTAGAAAAACCCCAAAAGAATCAGTAATTACACATTTTGCTCAGAAGTATATTATTATACTACTGTTTTCTTCGGCCTGAGCTACACACAGTTgtgtgtgcctttttttttttttttttaaactgaaatggtTATACCGGTAGAACCTCTAGTGTTGCACACAATTATACTGTACAAAGGTGTCTTATACCAATGTAGCTTATTCCCTTTCACATACGGGAATTGTTGTATTGGTATAATACACTTTTATACCAATATATAAAACTCTTTCTACACAAGGACGGTTACACCATTAAATATAACAGTATAAAGCAGTACAACTTGTCTAAAGACAAGTCCTTTATGAAATGTACACAGATTCAGAAGTTTATAATGGAGGCAACTCATATTACTGCGTCAAATGGAATGTAGTTATTGAAATGTAATACTTTTATGCACTAAAGTAACTATAGCCCATTACATTAGATATGAAACATACTGTGTATGCATATAAGTGTTGGTGTGTTACAAAGGTTTATCAGCATGAGTGAGATGGCCATATTACTTGTTAGGAGCAAAACCACAGGTGAGTTATGTAGGTCATCCGAGAAAAATAATCTCATGTGGGGGGGAACAACAATGGCCTTTATTTCTATAGAGATAAGGTGGGGGAAGGTATGGAAGGGGTGATGAGTTTTAGGATGGAGCAGAGAGGAAAGCTATGGTCATGTATGAGAGATAGTGAGAGTTaagattgggagggagggggggaaaggtttTATAAAACCAGAGTTAAAACAGGAAGGTCAGGGACAAGCTAATAGACTTGCAGGCAaagtttaagaaaaagaaaaaagatacacCATCAAGGTTTTAACAAAATGAGACTTGACAGAAGTAAAAAAGCTATAAAAAGCAGCAGCGTTAGTCGTGAAATTTAACAGATTATGTGGGGGACTTGTACAGTGTGCCTTCTTTGCCTTTAGTCTGCAAGTTGTATAATTAGGCTTTGATCTTTCCTAGGAATCAGTGCAGGCATAAGGGACCTACCCAAATAGTAAAAGTGAAAGTTACCTTTTCCCAACTGAGATAAGCACGCAGACAGTTCAGCACCTCTCCTCGTGCACGTTTCCTGACAACTAACTGCATAGCTTTGTTAATCACGCCTTGGAAGGAGAATATATCATCCCACACATTTGTGATAAACAAAGTTAATTTGGCAGATTCTGGGAAGTCTGGAAGAGAAATGAGAAAGGATAAATCAAAAAAGATAAACCTCTGAATACCCTTTTAAATTTACTGCTCAGATTGCAAAGGCTAACTCCTTACAGGTATTTTTCCAGTGTGTACAAcaggtacacaagacaaattagcacatttaaaacaaatttttgaGCTACTTTACTAAAATAATTTTCAGAAGATTAGTATACAATCTTGGCATATACACAGTACCTTCAAAATCATTCATCTTTTAAATAGGAATTGTAGGAACTGGTAACGCAATTCAAATTAATGATTTTTGGCATATTGTTAAAGATAAACCCAAGATTATGAGATCTGACAAagatatttcagtttattttgtgcAGTTGACACTGTCTAGTTAGTTGCATTGTTTCCCCTTGTGTGGGGTTTCATTTTTGAACCTAGTAATACctctggccttcacaaaatcctctggcaaggagttccacaggttgactctgaactgtgtgaagaaatacgcCCTTAGGTTTGTTTGTCCCTttggctgcctattaattccattgCATGACCCCCAATTCTTGCGTTTTGGTCAACACAACCATCCATTCTGACCCCCGCACACAAAGGCTTCAGAATTTCTCCCACAAACTGGATTATCTCTTATTCTTTAGAATGATATCTAACATCACTTTAAAGACTAAGTGAAGGTGAGTCCCACCACTAGCCTCTGGTAATTGTTAATTACTCTAACGGCTGCAAAACCATATCTTATTTCAAGgttcaacttccaaccactgaatcttgttatacctttgtcagcAAGGTTGAACCCCCTTCCTGCAATATCAGATATTTTTCCATTTATAAGTACCTATACCCAGTAACCATGTCACCTCTCAACTTTTTCTGCCTTTAGTTGAGTTCCTTAAGCCGCACATCATAAGTGTTATCTTATTCCTTTGTGAGACTGTctacaaactgaaataaaaatagtcGTATTTGGAGAGCAGGACTGGTAATTAATCACCCTCATCTGGAGGCTAGCTGGCAAGTACACCTTAAAACTCAAGAGGTCCAATTTCTTTTGTGTCCTGAGTAGATTTAAGTTTGAATCTCTCCTGACTAGCTGCTACTACAAGTGAACCTGGTCCCAGATGGGTGTAAATATATTCAAACCCCTTACAGGGGCCTGACACCTCCTGTCAACTCATTTTGAAGCAGCCACTGTAGATGCAGTAGTTCCTCATTTACGGGCATGGTGATCCCTCTGGGGTAGAAGCATGAATGATGTGCAAGAGTTTATTTCTCTTGAGCTACCTCTCCAACTGTATATCCAAGGTCTCCACCATGTGTTTCATGAGCTCCTTCAACACCTTGAATTCATCCACCAATGCAGCTATAGAAAGATTCACTTCCTCATCTGGGAAGaatgagacaatagcagcagggATCGGCTCTTCTCCTCACAGTTGATGCTCTTCTTCATTATCTTTTTCTTGCCTCTACAGTATCCAAGACTGCACCAGCTAGTTTATCTGAGGTGATTTAATTTGTCTCTTCAGGGGAGAATGAACTAGCCCAAGAAACAGAGGGTGATGCAGGCTTTCTGGAGTATGGCTGTACACTCTGGATGTCCAATAGGGCCATGGCTGCTAAAGGTAGAAAAACTGAGGTAGGGGACACTTGGTGGGGGACAGGTGTCAGGAGGGGTGCTCCTTATGAGGGCCAAGTCTTTTTTTCTGCCTCTCATGGAATCCTCTCTAGACTCCTTTCCTGACTCCCACTGTGTTACCCATGGAGGGAAAGGTGGACAGGTGGTAGATGAGTCCCTACTATACCCAGCAAAGGAATAAACTTTCATTTTACAGCCAGTGGAGGAGAGGTTGACACTGGGGATACCTACCTAATCTGGCATACCAGTGACTAACTCTGATGGCCGAAAGTGTCCAATCTTGCATACAAAATGTGCATACTCAGTGAGCAGACTATGTGGACAATCACCCGAAGAAGAACTTGGTATCAATACAGTATGCTGAATGTGACCTTGTCTGTTAACAGTGTACTGTACCCTGTTAGTGAAGGATTTCTTCATATGTTAAAGACATTAGCAGCATTTATGTTCATCATGCATAAACCATATATGAAGAATTTTAACTACGAGCTCCATGGCCATGGACAGAGGGAAAGAAATACATGCACACATGGGATGGAAGGAAGCGGATATTGGTGAACATGAAGAAATTATCTTCATGATCATTCCGATTCTCCAGTGAACTCTACTGAAATATCTCATCACCACCTGCACCATGCAAGCAGGTGCTATGTTTGTTCTCAATAAGACAGGAGTGAAGGTTAGAAAGTTTCTTGAGAATCAGACAAGATTGCAGGAAGAAGGCCAATGCAAAAGCAGGCTACAGGGTTAAGAAAATCCTGGTGCTCCAAGAGAACAAGATTAGAACTCTCAGCAAGTCCCCTTGGTGATTCCCATGAGATAAATGTACCAAGTAGGACAGGGATTCTAACAGTGTTTAAAACAGAATGTTAAGCAATCATATGTTGCAAACAAACGTTTTGCTatgatttatttagatttaaataaaaatttaaataatttgttgCTATTTACACAGTTTATTCTGCATTTCTCTACACTTGAACACTGAAAAATCAATGCAGACAATTTTAATTTTTGATATTCACCTTCAAGTTCTTAGAACTACAATGTGTTTTGGGATTGTTTGCTTGAACAGCTTTCGTTGGAGTTTAATATCTATGAAGCATGTGATGAAAACAATCTAGAAAGAAAAAGCATACAAACACAAAATGGCTATGTCACACCATACCTTCCTTAAGTAAGCTGTAGCAAAAGAGGCGAGCTCTTTCCAAATCTCCCAACTGCCGACAGATTCCTACGTATACTCTACATAAAGCCTGAGTAAAACTGTGGTTCAAAGACATCTTCTGAGTCTTCAGTTTATTGAGAATAGCATGCAGCAGTGGCTCTGCTAAATGCTGTAACACACAAAAGCGATTTTTACTAACATTCATTATCCACAGTACAGTTGACAGAACTTCACAAGTACTATTCTGGGTGTATGCTGAGTAAACAGTTGTGACATTGTCCTTGAAAAAAATACCATGCTCTTGGTAATTGTACTAAAAAAGGCACATGGTGAAACTTGCAAcaaatttaaaaagataaaaatactAGTACCCAAGGTGAGGCCAGACCTACCAAAAAAGTATAATAAACCAGAGGCAAACCAGAAGGAATAATGTGACTTTTCATtgccttttaaataaaatgaaaataaaaatgttcaagtTATGAGATAACACAGACTTACAGGAACATCCTATTAAATAGGACTGGCACATAAGTGGAGAAACCCCTAGATGAACAGTGAAAATTGGCTAGGCAAGTTTTGGGATATTTTAGACTAACCAAAACCAGGCGATACCTTCAAAAGTTTGCAGCCTTTTGCTATGATCATTTTGACAGTATAAATATCTGCATTACAACTGGCCTGTCTGCTAATTTAGTCTAATTTATTACACATTTGTATTCTATTTGGACAAGGGGGATTATTAAAATACGAAATTCAGAATTACACTATGTACCTTGTTTGCGATACCAAATTCATAGACAACTTCTTTCTCTTCATCTCTCATTACCGGGACCTTCGAAATATTTCCCACGTACACATGACTCCAAATAACAGGTAACAGGTCAAAACAGGATTCAGCAATTTTCTTCAGTGCCAAAGTCACAGGATCAATAATATTCTCTACTGGTGAAGGCAATTCTGAATTGCAGTTGCCTGCTAATTGCCCAATTTCACAATTGCTGAGTGAGACAGTTTTACCTGCAGCACTCAGTACTTCGATATTAAAGTCTCCTATAGCTTTGATTGCAACATCTTCCTTGGTCTCCAATTGTGGCAATTCACTGTCTAGCCTCAGCCGCTTTGCACTTCTCGGCATAGAGGCTGACAATATCCTTTTTCCAACATGACTCTGACTCCCTGAATCTTTTTGATCTTTATTACTGTGAGATTCTGAATTACTCCCTGTTTTAACAAAAGCAGTGGATGTAGAAGAAATTGCTTTGAACCCACTGAACTGACTCACTGGCCCTGGTACATTCTTGTATTCTGAAGGGGCATGCCCGGTGGGCTGAATGTTACCTTTGAGAATGTTGAGTGTTCTTGCTCTTGGTGATAGCTCTGGATACATAGTGTCCAAGATTTTCACAGAGTTCTCCTGAGGAGCATCTAAAGCAGAACTACCAGCTGCAGATGGAGGAAATCTTCCTGGCACGGGAAGTGCATGCTTTGGTGTGGCAGCACAAAATTGCAAAGGTGAGGACAGGATTCTTAGACCAACTGCTGTCTCTGAGGGAGATGAAGTGGAAAATATAGGGGGAGATTTGTACTTTGGAGCATCTGACAAAGGAGACATTAGTGGAGGAAATGGAGTTACTCTTAGAGGGGAAATAAGACCATCAAGAGGAGATGGCAGAGAGGACCGGCTAGATGAAGACATTATCGGAGAAACAGGAAGCACAGTTCTTGGAGGGGTAGCTATTAgaggtgggagcaggggaggtaAAGGTGGACCCATCTCTTGTCTAATTTTATTGATGGTCTCAGGTGAACGTTTGGTTGGTGTAGAAGTATCAGCATTGGCTAGAACTGGCTGGGTTAGTTGGACCTGCtgagtttttctttttcctttacctTGAAGTAATCTCCGCGTTACTCTGCCCTGGCCTGCTTGGATTGATGTCTTGGCTGAAACATTTAAGACATCTGATGGTTCCTGGACTTCCCACTTCAATCTACTGTTGGTTTTGGATATAAGATCTAGAGATGACTCTGAGTCCACAGTGTGGGTGTTTTCAAATATTGCTTTTTGTGATTTAGAGGTTTCATTGACGGGTCTAGGGTCAGATATTTCATCGGGCACAGTTGGATGCTGATAGAATTCTGTCAAAAACTTTctaccttttctttgaaaatgtgTCTCCTTAAGAAAAACATCACTGTAACGGTCATCAAAACAAGACTGACAGCCATCTTGAACAATATTTGTGTCAATATCTGCTGAGGCAAAAGCAACACAAGtttctttttgtttatcatttaaTTCTTCACAAAACACTGTATGTGATTTAAACCCTTCTATGCCAGCATCACATGACACACTTTGTTCCATATTTGATGCAAGTTTTTCATTACCATTTATTTGTAAAAAATTGCCAGACAGATGTGTGTCTAATTTACTATTTTTTGTAACAGGTTTGTAGATTTCTGAGCACTTGGCTAACATATAGTGTGATAAATTAATTTCTGAAGTAGTTTGTTTTGTGGGGATCTTTTCTGATACCTCAGCAGATGTAGACGATTCTTCTAATTTTATCAAGCTATTCTCATTGCCAGATGCTGACCCAACTGTTTTGGAATTTTCTCTATGTTCAGATGCTCTctcattattttcattattatggAATACAATTCCATGTGCTGAGAAAAGTTTGCCTTTAGGATAAACCTTTTCTGTTAAACATGACTGCTTCTTCACAATACTTGGAGAATGGTGAGTTATACAAGGCATAGGCATATCTGCTAGTGCATCTGAGTACACTGAAGGAGGGAATTCACACATTTGGTCACTATTTTCATCAACAGCTGTGTGAATTACTGGCACATCCACTGTGTAAATCCTGGAAGTTCTCAATTTCTCACTGGACACTAAAAAACGTTCATGCTCTTTTGTAAACTTGACCTTTCTATAAGGAAAGTCTTCCTCTTCAGATTCATTTGTCTCCTTTGGAACCTCAGAAGTACTTTTAGAAGATTTGTTCCCATTTGTCTCTCCAAATAGCTTAGCGATGTTCAATTCTTTGTCATTGTTCTTAATGGTTTCATCAAGCCAGTATTCTATAGATCGGACCTGACCTTCAGAAGACCAAAGAGGCTCCACTCTCTGAGGTGAAGTTTCTTTTATTACAGAAAGAGTTGTGCTAATTTCCTTCAGGCTACATGTTTCACATTCTGCTTCTTCAAAAACTAGACTAGCTTCCTTTTCCACATGTGTACCCCTGTCAACAGAACTCGTATCAAAGATCTGTATATTTACCAACATATTTTGTGGTTCTTTGGCATTTGGCTGCTCCTTTTCATTTTCAATTTCTGTTCTACTTTTATTCTCATATTTATTACTGGGACAATCAAGTGGCTTGATCTTTTCTTTATCATTATGTATTATCTTGCTCTTCACCAAATTACCTACAGAATAATTAGACATACTTTGAATATCATGATCATTACAGTTTTCATTTCTTCTAGTTAGGGATGAAGCAGTACTAAGTGCTGTAATAGAATCTTCTTCACTATTAGTGTCAAACGCTTGGCAATTCTGTTTGAAAGGTTCACCACACACCTGAAAACGGAAAGCAGTAAAATCAATGAACGCTGCTGTGCTCTCCAAAGTTGCTGTGACAGGTGAGTTAATTTTTTTAGTATCTATACTTCCAGTCTGCAAGACATCTTCTATGGTTAAAGCTGGTTTTCCAATAGAATCCTTTTCTGAGACAACCTGGTCTGAGACATCTGGAATCTGGTTTCTCATCTctacttcctccacaccattctCTTCCAGACCAGGTGAACTGTTACAGTTCTGAATCACCACGCTCTCAAATGGTTTGTCATTTAATTTCTCTATTTCCTCACACTGAGAATTTTCAGTTACTGAACATGAATCCAGAGGTTTCAAAAACTGTGCCCAAGAAGGGTGTTCACTTTCTGTTATGACAGACTTCACAGTATCTATTTTCTCAGTTTCTAATGGCCCACTGCTTCTCTCTCTAAGTTCCAAGTGTTCCATTTCAATCTCCTGAGATTCAAATACTCttataaaattttgaaatttggaaGACCTCTGTTCCGATACAATGTATGTATTTTTAGCCTGCCTCATTTCACTAGTTCTTTCTGTGACATACTCTGGTGCAAGTAATACACGATTAGTTCGAACTATTTCTTCAGGTTCTAGTGGATCATTTTCTCCATTTATACCAGATGCTGGATTTCGTGACATAAGCGtagtttcaaaatttggtttcttTTGCAATAGGTTATTAGCATCTTTTTGTTCATGGTCTAGTTTAGCTTGTTGACACCTTTCCTCCGTTGCATCTCGTAATTCTCCAACTTCCGTAACATGGAGCGATTTAGCAAACGTATATGTTTCTAGAAAATCTTCCTTGTTTACTGAACTAccagtgaaaatattttgttcaggCTGAGTTATATTGACCTCAACACACTGCTCTCCAGTTCTGAGCAGTTCCCCATCTCCATCTTCTGCAGACACTGAGCAAGCAGTTCTGCATACTTCTGCAGTATGGTTTTCCCTATCCATATATAATGAATCTCTGCTTCTTTCAGTGGCAAGTATAAATGAGTCATGTCtaaaagcattatttttttccagtccaCCCTCTTCATTTACTCCATGTTGTTTTATATGCTCAAACTGTTTATCCAGTGTCTCTTCATTGCTGATTTTTTCTTCAGAGCATTGTGATTTAGTGGAGATATCTTTAGCTTTAGTGTCTATTTCAGTTTGCAGAAATGTTCTTGCACCATTACATTGACACATCAATTCATTATCATGCTCTGCTCCAGAAAGGAATTTAGAACGTCTGAAACTAGATCTCACATCTTCCTCTTCATTATGACTTGGTTCACTACTTGTCTCTACACAGAATCCCTTTGTGGTTATTGTAGCTATTATTCTCTCCTCCGTTGTTACTTTTTCAATGCGCTCTTCTAGGCAGGGTGTTGTATTTATCACATTAGATTTTGTTTGTATGTCGCTGGATTCATTTTCCATTTCTTCATTCCTCATCACTTCACTAGGCTCTTCCTCAAAATTCTCAGGGGTTACCAAAACACTTTCAGTTGCAAAGATGGGTTCCTCAGTTTGCAAGTGAGCATCACCTCTGAAAGTGGATGCTGGTTTTGGCGTTTCTACTTTTCCTGGTAATTCAGCTTCCTCTGCTTCCATTAATTCACTATACCTTTCTTTCATAGGTTCAGAATTGGCTGTAGTATTTAAATTTATAACTGTAGTCTTCTCTGTTTGTACTAGTTCATTAGATTTTTCTTGCAAGTACTGGAAGTTAGATGACACAGCTGAAGAGGTTTTATCTTCATTTTGTATCTCGTCAGTATGGACTTCCTTCTCATTGATGGCTTCCAGTTTAGGCGTTGCTACCTTCAGTGTTATGTCTATCTTTGCAGGCCCTATATTCTCAGAGTCCTCTTCCAAATGTTCTTCATTGGCCAATGTGTTCATACTTGAAACAGTCATCTCAGTTTGCTTTGCTTCAGCATCTTTCTTCTTAATGTATCTTAATTTTGCTGTGAAAGTGTCTATATAAATTGGTATCTCTTCATTCTCTCTCACTTTAGTTGAGATTTCTCTGTCATGAGGCTCATGTGATTTCTCATGTTCACTGCTTTCTTTCACACTGACAAAGCTACAGTTACTCTGTGACTCTGCTTTGCCTTCTTCTAAAATACTTTCCACAATGTGAGCATTATGATCAATTTCTTCATCACTGGAATCAGCGGACTCTCCAAACAGAGTATCCTTCAATTAAAAGATACAAAAAGGACAGTTTTTcaaactgcagtttttcaaaTTCAGTATAATTCTATGGctataatatttttttcagtgaacGTACTGGCAAGCACTGGGAACTTATGCAATGTAACCACTTAAACAGGTACAGCTTGGACAGCAGAATTACAAGTCTCTCTATCAATGTTCTCCAATAATGGCCTAGAGGGGACACTTATGGCAAAAGAACAACTCAGTGTCTACCTTTGCTCTAAGATACCAACTGGTGAAAACTGTGGAATAATGAGTAAcacagaaaggaaaggagaaaggacTACATCAGGCACCAATAAAACAAGGAGGCTGAAGTTACTGTCGGCCAACTTTTCAATGCTTGGTGCCTGAAGTTAGgttcttaaaatcaaacaagtacatctCTAGGCACTCAAGTTTGAGAGTTTTGCTCTCAAATTCAGATTTCCAATGGTAACCTTGCTAAACAGGCAACATGAAGCAGTTATAGCAAACTAAAGAATTTCCAAGTCCATGAGAAGTACTGGATGCAGGGGACTTTACTGACTCAAAAATCACCTCCACACTCATTACTTATATTCTGATTGTAATGTATATAGTACAGTATATTTATTGATTGTCATGCCATTATTTTAGTCATTCACGCTTAGTGCAT
The Natator depressus isolate rNatDep1 chromosome 2, rNatDep2.hap1, whole genome shotgun sequence DNA segment above includes these coding regions:
- the ICE1 gene encoding little elongation complex subunit 1 isoform X2; the encoded protein is MMPGEAPAAGIAAEAATACANCSALQQNLNEYVAALIALKQKIIDTDRLLTEYQQKCNELQVAERENNTLRHQVEQMLQKISPLEKCQQELGSLKAELEEKKSSLKIYQQTHLEYARVKEEIARNDAVKKKLEAKVKKLEEAATKHMQDFRQLKTEKKVLEKELKKAQEKRDDFPKEKCKKVLKHAETQSAREGPVANIDKGKIKLLLEELWMCIDSTTGKTQNHEHDYILAASVQGHSRMPEKTGNLFTEEVAQTHRKFRKSDGKMLHPRSSPETTEKQSSLTTLQIKVDKEPSGSDQFESKTTEEGLQDYNGDSAFYEDKTIEVVVQTDLTDSSSESSDQEQEQLSGNLLDILNWARPLPPLLSPVCFSPLATQDTLFGESADSSDEEIDHNAHIVESILEEGKAESQSNCSFVSVKESSEHEKSHEPHDREISTKVRENEEIPIYIDTFTAKLRYIKKKDAEAKQTEMTVSSMNTLANEEHLEEDSENIGPAKIDITLKVATPKLEAINEKEVHTDEIQNEDKTSSAVSSNFQYLQEKSNELVQTEKTTVINLNTTANSEPMKERYSELMEAEEAELPGKVETPKPASTFRGDAHLQTEEPIFATESVLVTPENFEEEPSEVMRNEEMENESSDIQTKSNVINTTPCLEERIEKVTTEERIIATITTKGFCVETSSEPSHNEEEDVRSSFRRSKFLSGAEHDNELMCQCNGARTFLQTEIDTKAKDISTKSQCSEEKISNEETLDKQFEHIKQHGVNEEGGLEKNNAFRHDSFILATERSRDSLYMDRENHTAEVCRTACSVSAEDGDGELLRTGEQCVEVNITQPEQNIFTGSSVNKEDFLETYTFAKSLHVTEVGELRDATEERCQQAKLDHEQKDANNLLQKKPNFETTLMSRNPASGINGENDPLEPEEIVRTNRVLLAPEYVTERTSEMRQAKNTYIVSEQRSSKFQNFIRVFESQEIEMEHLELRERSSGPLETEKIDTVKSVITESEHPSWAQFLKPLDSCSVTENSQCEEIEKLNDKPFESVVIQNCNSSPGLEENGVEEVEMRNQIPDVSDQVVSEKDSIGKPALTIEDVLQTGSIDTKKINSPVTATLESTAAFIDFTAFRFQHLAEPLLHAILNKLKTQKMSLNHSFTQALCRVYVGICRQLGDLERARLFCYSLLKEDFPESAKLTLFITNVWDDIFSFQGVINKAMQLVVRKRARGEVLNCLRAYLSWEKSPPLDTGIMASSLLLALQLCPKMEFQLSERYGEDLSESTWEYILAIDLLCCHLKWSWTHDNIISKELWPVMDQWVKHRKGHETVPSTPDIIVASTLRLIGRLGQIGLREGFFSAVKNISSIIGRFIQHAKEEDVPWGVQLAAVYALCDLGSSNPLEVVETIQAWRTVTTNSIPSAVTSGISEVSSLCTVELH
- the ICE1 gene encoding little elongation complex subunit 1 isoform X1, with the translated sequence MMPGEAPAAGIAAEAATACANCSALQQNLNEYVAALIALKQKIIDTDRLLTEYQQKCNELQVAERENNTLRHQVEQMLQKISPLEKCQQELGSLKAELEEKKSSLKIYQQTHLEYARVKEEIARNDAVKKKLEAKVKKLEEAATKHMQDFRQLKTEKKVLEKELKKAQEKRDDFPKEKCKKVLKHAETQSAREGPVANIDKGKIKLLLEELWMCIDSTTGKTQNHEHDYILAASVQGHSRMPEKTGNLFTEEVAQTHRKFRKSDGKMLHPRSSPETTEKQSSLTTLQIKVDKEPSGSDQFESKTTEEGLQDYNGDSAFYEDKTIEVVVQTDLTDSSSESSDQEQEQLSGNLLDILNWARPLPPLLSPVCFSPLATQDTLFGESADSSDEEIDHNAHIVESILEEGKAESQSNCSFVSVKESSEHEKSHEPHDREISTKVRENEEIPIYIDTFTAKLRYIKKKDAEAKQTEMTVSSMNTLANEEHLEEDSENIGPAKIDITLKVATPKLEAINEKEVHTDEIQNEDKTSSAVSSNFQYLQEKSNELVQTEKTTVINLNTTANSEPMKERYSELMEAEEAELPGKVETPKPASTFRGDAHLQTEEPIFATESVLVTPENFEEEPSEVMRNEEMENESSDIQTKSNVINTTPCLEERIEKVTTEERIIATITTKGFCVETSSEPSHNEEEDVRSSFRRSKFLSGAEHDNELMCQCNGARTFLQTEIDTKAKDISTKSQCSEEKISNEETLDKQFEHIKQHGVNEEGGLEKNNAFRHDSFILATERSRDSLYMDRENHTAEVCRTACSVSAEDGDGELLRTGEQCVEVNITQPEQNIFTGSSVNKEDFLETYTFAKSLHVTEVGELRDATEERCQQAKLDHEQKDANNLLQKKPNFETTLMSRNPASGINGENDPLEPEEIVRTNRVLLAPEYVTERTSEMRQAKNTYIVSEQRSSKFQNFIRVFESQEIEMEHLELRERSSGPLETEKIDTVKSVITESEHPSWAQFLKPLDSCSVTENSQCEEIEKLNDKPFESVVIQNCNSSPGLEENGVEEVEMRNQIPDVSDQVVSEKDSIGKPALTIEDVLQTGSIDTKKINSPVTATLESTAAFIDFTAFRFQVCGEPFKQNCQAFDTNSEEDSITALSTASSLTRRNENCNDHDIQSMSNYSVGNLVKSKIIHNDKEKIKPLDCPSNKYENKSRTEIENEKEQPNAKEPQNMLVNIQIFDTSSVDRGTHVEKEASLVFEEAECETCSLKEISTTLSVIKETSPQRVEPLWSSEGQVRSIEYWLDETIKNNDKELNIAKLFGETNGNKSSKSTSEVPKETNESEEEDFPYRKVKFTKEHERFLVSSEKLRTSRIYTVDVPVIHTAVDENSDQMCEFPPSVYSDALADMPMPCITHHSPSIVKKQSCLTEKVYPKGKLFSAHGIVFHNNENNERASEHRENSKTVGSASGNENSLIKLEESSTSAEVSEKIPTKQTTSEINLSHYMLAKCSEIYKPVTKNSKLDTHLSGNFLQINGNEKLASNMEQSVSCDAGIEGFKSHTVFCEELNDKQKETCVAFASADIDTNIVQDGCQSCFDDRYSDVFLKETHFQRKGRKFLTEFYQHPTVPDEISDPRPVNETSKSQKAIFENTHTVDSESSLDLISKTNSRLKWEVQEPSDVLNVSAKTSIQAGQGRVTRRLLQGKGKRKTQQVQLTQPVLANADTSTPTKRSPETINKIRQEMGPPLPPLLPPLIATPPRTVLPVSPIMSSSSRSSLPSPLDGLISPLRVTPFPPLMSPLSDAPKYKSPPIFSTSSPSETAVGLRILSSPLQFCAATPKHALPVPGRFPPSAAGSSALDAPQENSVKILDTMYPELSPRARTLNILKGNIQPTGHAPSEYKNVPGPVSQFSGFKAISSTSTAFVKTGSNSESHSNKDQKDSGSQSHVGKRILSASMPRSAKRLRLDSELPQLETKEDVAIKAIGDFNIEVLSAAGKTVSLSNCEIGQLAGNCNSELPSPVENIIDPVTLALKKIAESCFDLLPVIWSHVYVGNISKVPVMRDEEKEVVYEFGIANKHLAEPLLHAILNKLKTQKMSLNHSFTQALCRVYVGICRQLGDLERARLFCYSLLKEDFPESAKLTLFITNVWDDIFSFQGVINKAMQLVVRKRARGEVLNCLRAYLSWEKSPPLDTGIMASSLLLALQLCPKMEFQLSERYGEDLSESTWEYILAIDLLCCHLKWSWTHDNIISKELWPVMDQWVKHRKGHETVPSTPDIIVASTLRLIGRLGQIGLREGFFSAVKNISSIIGRFIQHAKEEDVPWGVQLAAVYALCDLGSSNPLEVVETIQAWRTVTTNSIPSAVTSGISEVSSLCTVELH